GTATAACTTACTTTAGGAGAAAttaaaataggaaaaaatacaagaaaaacaacatttaaaacaacaacaCTGTATTTAGTTAACGTAGACACAGTATAAATCCATTCTCTCTCTTAaacataaatgaataaattcgtcagttttattatttaaatacttaaccTATTTATCCTATTAATTTCATTATGGTATATggctattattttaatgatatgtTTTTACATCCTTTTTTCATTTGGACATCCTTCTTTCAACAATGTATTTCATTCTCACTAATTTAATGATCCAAAAAGATCTCTGTTCAGTTAATGTCCAGTTTCTGAGCACCTTACCCAAAAGACCATCCATTGATTTtcccttttaattaaaaatataaaattaattgataaatcgCCGATAAGGGTGCTCAGAAACCATCCATCTCTTGCAGATGAATTTAAAAATTCGTCCTGAATGGGTTGTCTGAGCTCATTCGGTCtcaacatcaaaaaaaaaacataaaattcattttcagGTATATGTACTTAATCCTTGTAGATATTTCCATATTtcacatattaaaaatattacgtcGAAACTGTGAAAGAGCTTTAGAGCACACACGTTTAAAATTTAGTGGAGTATTTATACATAGTGTGTTCCTTCTTTAAGCACAGTCCCGATCATCGATTTATTAATAAGTCCCTGTCTTGGATATAATTTGGTCcacacattattttaatacaaaaatcacAAATATTATGATTGCCACATTCATCACTCTCCAAAAAAGCACCATTAAAACATATCTCTTAAACTATTTCACAGCAAAAATCTTCTTCTCCAGTCTAATTCTTCTTTCTTGATCTAAAAAGGTCCTGAATTTGTGCATTCGAAAGTCCCTTGGTTTCAGGCACTAGTATAAACGCTAATATTGCGTTTAAAAGGCTCATGGCACCAAAGAAATAGAAGGCTCCATGAATTTTGAGAGCACTCAGCATGTATGGGAAGATACCAAGAATGAAGAAGTTGAGGAACCAAACCCATTCTATGACGATCATTGAACCTAGGCCTTGGACCTGTGAACAAAGAAAAATAGTTTACTCATAAGCTTATTTTCCTTTCttatcagactttctgaatataaatatgaaaggtgTAGAGAAGATGGTCGGTCGACCATATCCTCCTTCAGGAAAATCGTCTGTATATAAATTATAGTTACATGCCATGTAAATCCAGAAATCGCCAGATCTCAATACCATACGGCCCGATCCGTCAAGAGAAGCAATATTAACAACAATATACTTCTGGAGTTTCAGAAACAGAAACTTCATCAACCTGCCTTTTTTCTAACAATTCGGTAGACCTCGTGCTTAGCAAAATGTGCGATAGATTTTTTCCAGGCTGCTCGATAAGTAGTCGTTTCTAAAATTCTACTCTAAAAGGACTTACAGGTCTCCAAGAAAAATATAGGGGTTTCCCTAgtcatattaaacaaaaaaaaagtattcgaTAGTATGACATAACACAGTTATGGCATTCCTCACCTGTGACTCAAAAACCTCAGCCAACAGCACGTAGGGTATACTTCCAGCTCCTATGATGAAGCAGAAGCAGTACATCATCAGCAGCACCACCGTCAGCCAGGCTGGAGCCATGCGGGTCTGAAGGAGGAAGCCGAGGGACACCATGCAGAGGAAAACGAGGATTGACGAGATGATTATGAGGATCTGGAAGAGAGAAGAagaaatatttaggtaattgAAGTTTAGTTAGTTGTGTGAAGAATTATGAAGGTCTTCTAAGTTGGCGTAACTATGACTAGGTTGATATGAGAGAGCCGTAGTTTATGGATAGATCATTCAAATAGTAATTGagaatgtacataatatattcgTAAGCTGCCGTAGCAATGTTATCACAGTCAAGTAAAGTGGATCTCTTAATAAGGTACAGAAGTATTTAGGGTTAAATCACAACTGAGTGACTAGAAACTTCCACATCTTTAACAGAATCAATAATTATATATATCTTAAATCAGGTAATGGTCAAGAGTTTTCAAAAGCCACTTCTAACTTCCTTCACTACAATCAAAAATAGCTTATGCCCTTTTTCTGGCTCTAAACTATTGAAACCAATACGAATCAATTCAAAGAATTAATAACCACTTGCATCAGTTGCTGATAAAGTCTTTGATAGCCGAAATTAAAGCAGCCTGTATCTGGCAGATAtcattaactatcagataactaactgacactttatagGTAAGCACTTAAGCAGTGAAAAGGCTTTTTGATCATAAATCCACTCACCCGTCTTCCAGCCTTATCTGCTACAAGCGTAGAAGTGAGAGCTCCAAAGAACAGTATAACTGCAAACACGACTGTATAGAGGTCTGACTTGCTGGGGTCTGTCTCCGTGAACACTGTCTTTGCGTATACTTGTACAGGCACTATGCCCATGAACACCTGCGAAAGAAATAGGGGTTAgtttaaactagcttctggCATCGGTTTTGTCCGTATTCttagggaactacttcccgtatacGGATGAGGGTAAAAGGGATTAGGgatgttttgtaatatttcttcCCAACTGCGGACTACTTAATGAATTTTAGTATTTTCTCCAAAAATGATGCCCTCATCATTCAAAAGTCTAAAATCAACATATTGATATTGAATAAAGTTGTGTTAGGtacactatttttaactgaaaagCGGATGaaccgattaagctgaaaattggtCAAAATAATCACCATCCGGGCACAAAAAGTGTAGTTCCCTTGGGATACAGATGGAAACGAGAGTAGATCTACATAAATGTAGATTGGACGAAGGAGTTCATGTTAATTTACCTGCATTGTGATGACTGTCATTACAACTATGAACGCCTGCCGCGATACCGGTGACACGACTGAAAAGtaatagacaaaaaatattaatattaaatatccataaaaaaaataatgaatgccGAAGAATACATAACAATGTGCATACCGACTACATTACTATAGATATGTGATGCAGAAAAATAAggatcatgttgtgaggaaggtttTGAGCATGAACTGAATTTTATATCAACtaaagaaaagatggatggactTTCACATAAAGTCGAAAAGATTTGAAAGACGGCAGAttgaagagtatggaaggagaaaacatgctgcaccaaatatgtattcaaaatataattgggataagggcaggagggaAAAATATTAGGGAAAGTCTTTTatctacttacataataatttgatCGGTGACATCGATTTAGGCTGTTCTTGGACgatttcttcttcattattCAATTTCTGCTTTTCAGCTTCTTCTGCTTTGGGATCCATATCTGTAAAGTCAAGatcatttttttacatatacaGGGTTAATTTTCAACCACCATCCAAATTTTCAGAAATGATTTAGAATCGGTAACCTAatcaattaatcaaataaaaaaatataaaaaatattagatgaTTTTCATCATTGTCCGCTACTAAAATCACAACGTGTGGAATACACACAGTTCGGTTGTTGAACATGGCGCGCTTGCCTCAAGATTCGGGAAACGCACACAAAAAACAGCATGCACTACGCCCGACATCGTACTACCGGCACTACGCCCCCCTCCCTCATACCCCGCACCCCGCACAGCCCCCGGTCGGCCAAGCGCCGGTGACTTTTTGTTTAGTTGACCGTGACCTAGTTACGTGCGAACGTGTGCCATATTTTTGTCGCTCTCGCTGCATTTTCGATTCCGAATTCCGGTCGGTTATCATCGCACGACATGGCGACTTTTTATTCTAATGCAGAGTATTTTGAAATGGTCAGGTGCTACATTTTAAGTGGCGAAAGTTTAAATGGTGCGCAAAGAATGTACAGTGCAGAAAGTTTACCGCGTTTACAAAGACGAGGTATTAATTCGCGAGTGCCTAATAGACAAACAATTTTAGCCGCAAACCAAAGGTTGTTAGATTATGGGCAGTTTATCACACCAGCCCATGCAACAAGTCGTGGCGGTCACAACGAAATAACACCAGCAGTCGAAAATTCTGTACTCGAGTTTTCGAACGTGACCCTGCGCTAGCACTAACGACGCTGCTCGGCGCTTCGGTGTCAGTCAGTATTACGTGTGGAAGCTGCTGAATTCATCTGGTTATCACCCATACCATTACCAACCAGTGCAATCTCTTCACGATAACGATGGACCCGCTAGAATCGTGTTTTGTGAATGGCTGTTAAGAAACATTAATTGTAACATTTTGTGGACTGATGAAGCATTATTTACGCGAATCGGAATTTATAACAGCCGAAACGAACATTATTGGGCGTTAAGCAACCCCCACGTTATTAGAAATAACTACCATCAAGTGCGTTTTAGTGCGAATGTTTGGGCAGGTATTATCGGTAATGTTATCGTGGGaccgatttttattgaaggaCGCTTGACGGgtactaattatttaaacatgttaCGTGGTGTTATTGAAGACTTAATAGACGAGGTGCCACTTTCATACTACAACAATCATTATTATCAGCATGACGGTGCACCACCTCATTACACAAGTGCAGTGcgtgagtttttaaataataagtatggCGATAGATGGATTGGTCGCGGAGGGCCTGTCCTATGGCCTGCCAGGTCACCAGATTTAACGccacttgatttttttttatggggtGAAGTTAAAAGACGTGTTTACGTTGAAGAAGCACAAAGTGTTGAGGACCtccgtagtaaaataataaatgcatttaatgaaattaaaaatcaaacagatactttaaacttattaaaaaatagtttagaAAAACGTGCACGTTTGTGTATTGAGAGAAACGGACTCCATTTTGAACAATTACTGAAGTACACGTAATTTGTAGGTTAATCGAGTTTATTTGGTAAGTTGAATTATTGTAAATAGCTAGTTGATTCCAATTTTTTAAATACGCCATAATAAAGAccgcgtaggtacctacatcaatcGCAGCGAGCGAGCGAGGTCAATAACCTTGCTGCGTGTCTCTACATTCTGTTTATTTTCGGATATTTtcttttggatgtttttttttgtttttgttattatttgattataatgtttcacatatgaaaataaattaattaaaagtcctcgatttttaaatttggatggtgaatgaaaaataaCCCATGACAAGCGGAGTATTAGATCAAAAACACctcgcaaacaaaaaaaaaaaaaaaatcttttacctcTCAACATTCAGTGCATGTGGTGAATCCTGTATAGGTAACtattaccaaattattataggccaaagaagcatggagcgtagcctgctcaacatacggcttagcgaccggatacgcaacaccattatccggtccaagacgggcatactcgatgtgggcaataagtctgcaaagttgaagtgggattgggcgggtcacatctgtcgaatgcacccggacaagtgggccaatattaccacaaagtggatcccggaggatggaaggcgaccgagagggagaccaaggaaacgctggagggaagacttggacagcttcctctcggactggcctcaagcagagaaaaaaaaaaaaaaggtaactATATAAATGGTCCCAAAGGTAGTCTGTGTATTAGATGATTCTGAGCGTAATAGCTACTGCAACACGCTTAACCTCAATATTCATAAcctcataatttaaaaacttgctaagctcagaaactactgatccgttttcaaataatattttagttatatatatatagcCATCAAGTTTCATTTTTATCTAGTTACACAAAGTAGTactcacgggatgcgggtgaaaccactggctaCAGTAAGGTagtaatttatcaataaattatataacatACCTGTAATAGACACAAGTTCGACAGCCGGCATGATCTGTTGTTTCATCCGCGTCAGTTCATCGAGCACAACCATTGACGATACCGGAACTCCTCTGTATTTCGCTATCGCTTCTCTTGCATCCTGAAATTAGATTGCAttccttttattaattatttagatgCTAAAGCATCTTGACTTTTAATAGGTAAGAATTTGTGCGCTAGCCAAatggttaaatatttaaattgaatcttattatttttgtatggaaCCGTTTCTTGAAACCACACAGCCGGATTGCGTTGCTGAGGAATTTGGTCCACCATTTCTTTTTCCCAACGAAAACGCATCTTAGGAGGTTATTAAGAGAGGCGTGCTTGGGGGCAGTCTTTTCTAATTTTGACCTTCAATTTTGCTGACTTTTAGCAAACTTGAGAAAACTTTCAATTTATCATTTATATGTAACAGAGGCTATTATTAGGCATAATTTGGGTGTAATAGACAGAAatgaccaatatttatttatcagaccttttttcaaagaaatagtTACTACCAAAATAACTACTAACCTCTTCCCTCTTCTGCCTCAGCAGATATACAGGGCTCTCAACCACCAACAGTATGAGTAGAGTACACAACACGCTGAGTAGCAAGTGAAGCCAGATGATAGTCCTATACGTGAGGCACCAGCCCACTATGTACGAGAGTAGTGTTCCCGTGCAGTACAGGAATATTGATGCTGGAAGACGGAGAAAGGTAGTTGTTAGATCAGGGAGGTTTTTGGTCTTGAGGTAAATACTTAGTGACACTATTTAAAAGTGTCCTAACTGATTGTCAGTTAACACAGCTGTTCcttataaggagatcagccagctgcgcaggtcatattatagtgcacaagcttttgcgcagacacagacgcattcattatttattcctTCAGTCGCATAGCCCAATGGGACTTCAATCCGACAGAGATCAGATCAGATCGGAGAGACATTTACGTGCCCTTCGATGCACGAGTGTATCTTttcaaagtttctaaaacccaaaaAGTGAGACCCgggggaatcgaacccgagaccatGTGCACAGCAATCGCGTTATGTGACTGCTAGACCAATAAGCCAGTAATTGtagaaaagaaacaaaaagtttttcctttttttattgaagCAAAATTGACTTTAGATATGAATAGTGAGACCCTAAACTGTAAATTCTTACCCTTTTCACCAATTCCAGTTATAAGCTTACCTGAAGCTAAACCTCCGCGAATAGCATCTTCAGCGACTTCAGATATGAAGATAGGCGTCAGTACTAGAAAGCTGCCACCAGTAATACCGGACAAGAATCTTGCCGCTAGAATCAGGTTCATTGAACTTGCTACTCCTATTATTGCCCAGGACATCTGGAAAGTATAGATTGAAGAATTAGTGtttgataaacaaaaaaaatgtaataaaattagaaTACCTAAAGTATAAGCGATTAGGAAATAGCtaagttagtattttttttttgcagtgttctaatttatttaacatctgATTTATGCGGTTTTACCGACTTTGTGGTCCTTTTGCTGCAAAATAAACCATGCACATAATTCTTGATCAAAGAAGCAAACCTCAATAAGTTTGaaatacaatgaaataaatgcaaaatcTTTCTATACACTGCTCCCTATCGTCGTTTCACAAGTAACACTGAATCACTAGGAATTATAATAAATCCAATAGAAACACAACTTACCACACAAGGCAAAGACAAAATAACACCACCATTCCTTCTCCCGAACATATTGATCAGTGTCCCAGCTACTGCTGAGCCTAGAATCGCTCCTAATGAAGGCAGGCTCCCTAACAAGGCCTCCTCGCCTTTCGTCATAGGCGCAGATAGGGGAGTAGTGGTGTTGGATGCGTAGAGCTCTGAAGTGTAGGAGGGCCAGACGTTGAGAGCGCCCATGACCAGCGACCCGAAGCCGCCTGGAAGACGAAGAGTAGCTTGGTTAAGGGAAATTTAGAAGATAATTCGGTATCAATTTTTTACAGGTAGAATGTTGAATAGGGAAAGAATAAGTTTGTGGTAATTTCTTTTGTGGTAAATTGCTGCACGGAGTACCTAGGTTAAGCCGAGGTAAAGCGCGAACCCATGCCGATGAGTGATAGGAAAGCCTGTAGAGATTTTATGTAGTTGTCAATTAATTGATACTTTCAAAACAGTAATGTAATTTTGATAACGAGTCTCATTGACCCTTTCAACTATGGGCGGTATACTGGAAGTCAGACAGTCAGTCACTCTTCTTTGAATTCGATAGACACCTGTATAGTACTCATAAGATGCAGATGAAAgccacataataattattttgtggggctaggcagatgatatgaAGTACTAATGATTCAAGCTGAGAGAATTAATTAGGCCGTTGCTATTACTAGAGCCATTGGCATATTCGTCACAAAATGAAATGCGAAAACTATTTACACAAATTATTATATCTCCTATCAATTTTAAACCTTAAACCGAATGTTTCTAAGGTGATTATTGATTGACAAATGTGATTTGACTATCAAATCGGCCGAACAGACCTCCGGAAATATACTGATAATGCACACTTGTGTTTTATACTTTAATTGTTATCAGTGGTAGGAATTTCAATTTTGCATCGTGTGTGACGACAATCTCATCACAGTTCATATTGATTTCTCTGTTGAACTATTTATGATGCCAATAAATAGGCCAATACTTATATAGTTTATCTGAacttatataggtataataaggaaagattttaatgtttattgatTTGAATTGATTAAACGcccgaactactgaactgatttagatAATTCCTTCACTGTTCTGTTACGAGGCTACGAGCTTTGCTTTaatacgggaagaagtttccccggacGCGGACGAGGGTCAAATCGCGTGAAAcaataagttttcatattttttcctgCTTTTTTTTCcacctaaaatattatttttggagaCACGTACACTGTACCGAATATATAAAGTGGTTTTAAATTAtagtttgaatttgttttaattcaaacattttatatccaaATTCTCACAAACTCATTTTAATAGAACTTCTGATGAGACAAAACAATCCTATGGCGTTAGAACGCCATAAAAATATCTCGGAAGCCATTCAACGTGTAAGTACAGTAAACTACACAATGGTTTATCTGTCTACTCATAGTGACACACTACGCCTTCGTCAACACTATTGTCTTCACAAATGTTTCCTAGGAATAAATAGATAAGtactaaatcattttcaatGAAGATCCAAGTTCACCAATATAAAGATCAGTAAAGTTTCTCTTAAAAGAACTGTTGGTAAATTGAAACTTGAACGTGAAAAATTATAAGGTAGAAAATGCATGTTATCAATAAACTTAAGCGTAAGGCAATTTCGAATCTTACAAAGTATGTAACTTTCTTATAATCATAGCTTATTTTTGCAACAATATTGTGttaaatttaatactttttgcaagaaaaacaaaaaaaacttaggaTGTCGACCATTTTTGTCGCCGATGTTACACGGTACATAAATAGGAATTAATCGTGGTTTGCTAAAGAAATACTTGTACATAAGAAACCGGTTAAGATCTGTGTATATTAGCAcgttttttgtgattttttgtttacgtacaaaatctatttataaaggACACACCTCTCGATTAACTAATTTCGGTTTTAATTCAGCATTTATGTTTAATCCTATGcttgatatttttgaaaattcttgtTTCATCTATTACttgatttatcaaaatatttgttttaaaaatactagtcttacatttgtttgagacacttattttaatattgtaaagtaaaatataagttGCATTCAGAGCAGACTAAACTTTTATATCAATCTCAAAAGTACCAGGATTATTCAagcctaaaaaaaattatgagaaATAATGCTTACGTATTTAATTCACCCATTGTTAAACACCGATCAAAATTATGAGACATTTCGATGCAATTTAACACAAACGCtttcaaaaatacacaaataaaaaatcaacacataatttcacaaatgaactaatttctattattttgttttacaaaactaGTATGAATTTCCCTAAAACAACGCACCTACATTGCACTGATAAACGAAAAATATTGTATTCACACAACGGCCATGATGTTCTAAAATTCAAAGTTCGCggtaatattaactttttttcttACCAGCCATGGCTGCATGACACTGCCTAAGTCTTCCTTTGTTCATGTTAATTCACAAACTAACGTCTATGGCCACGGAACTTCCAACTAATAGTAACTTTTTGGCAAATACATTATTACATAAATGAATTAGAATACACAAAGATGTGTAAACCAAACTCTgtgagtaaatattttatcttctgATAACGGAGATGTCATTCTTATCTGTAGACTATCTGTAACGtactgattttataattaaagattttttttttgttgaataaatatttgtattaatttttgtttgattttgttctCGTTGCTGGCTTCGGTCTGATAATGTTTCtgattaaatattgtaaactgGAAATGCGTGGGTTGTCCCCCACCTATTTGCCAAATGATTGCGCGAAGGTCATTTGaaactatgaaaataaaatataatcctgTAGGTATGTGAATTTATTAGCGATGAGAcgatcaaaaaataatattgattaaaaaataatgtccaCGTGCAAATTGTAAGTCAAAGTTAATTTACAGTAGATCGACTCTGTTTTGTGTTTGAAGAGACTGAATGTCTTTTCGCTTGCGTgtcttactttatttaatatgttGATTTGTGACCTTAAAATATGAACACAAGATATATCAGCACTAGTGAAGGTTTACATCTAGTATGTAACCCCGTCTGTGATCCTTATAATTCATTGCAAACAACTAAATCATTGGAATTTCAAGAAATTGGACCATTTATCTCTAGTTGTTCCCGCTAGACTGGCTTAGCACATTTTCACAGATttttaccatcatcatcatccttgtCCTTA
The DNA window shown above is from Helicoverpa armigera isolate CAAS_96S chromosome 25, ASM3070526v1, whole genome shotgun sequence and carries:
- the LOC110377111 gene encoding probable metabolite transport protein CsbC, encoding MNKGRLRQCHAAMAGGFGSLVMGALNVWPSYTSELYASNTTTPLSAPMTKGEEALLGSLPSLGAILGSAVAGTLINMFGRRNGGVILSLPCVMSWAIIGVASSMNLILAARFLSGITGGSFLVLTPIFISEVAEDAIRGGLASASIFLYCTGTLLSYIVGWCLTYRTIIWLHLLLSVLCTLLILLVVESPVYLLRQKREEDAREAIAKYRGVPVSSMVVLDELTRMKQQIMPAVELVSITDMDPKAEEAEKQKLNNEEEIVQEQPKSMSPIKLLFVSPVSRQAFIVVMTVITMQVFMGIVPVQVYAKTVFTETDPSKSDLYTVVFAVILFFGALTSTLVADKAGRRILIIISSILVFLCMVSLGFLLQTRMAPAWLTVVLLMMYCFCFIIGAGSIPYVLLAEVFESQVQGLGSMIVIEWVWFLNFFILGIFPYMLSALKIHGAFYFFGAMSLLNAILAFILVPETKGLSNAQIQDLFRSRKKN